Genomic segment of Truepera radiovictrix DSM 17093:
TGACCTCGTCGCTTGGACGCACCGCCGTCTCCCCCAGACCCAAATTGCGCCGCAAGAGCGCCTCGGGGTCGGGGTCACGCCCCATGAACTCGCGAAAGAGCACCTCGGGGGGGGCGCTGTCGCCGCGCGACAAGATGGCCTCGACGAAGGCGCGCCCCGTCTCCGGATTAAAGAGCCCCTCGCGCTGAAAGCGGGAGAAGGCGTCCGCGTCCAGCACCTCGGCCCACTTGTACGAGTAGTAACCGGCGGCGTAACCCCCCGCGAAGATGTGCGTAAAGGCGGTGAGGAAGCTGTTGTGGGCGAACTCGGGGCGGATAGCAAAGGGCGCCATCACGCGCTGGGCGAACCCCACGGGGTCGCCCGAGGCCGGGTCGTAGGTGATGTGCAGCGCCAAATCGACGGCGCCATAGGAGAGCTGGCGCATCTGCGCGTTCGCCCCCGCAAAGGTGCGCGCGGCCCGCAGCTTGTTAAAGAGCTCCTCGGGGAGCCTCTCGCCCGTGTCCACGTGGCGGGCGAAGAGGTCCAAGGCGGGACGCTCCCAGCACCAGTTCTCCATGATCTGGCTCGGCAGCTCCACAAAGTCCCAGGCGACGTTTGTACCGGCGCGCGCGCGCACCGAGACGCGGCTCAAGCAGTGGTGGAGCAGGTGACCGAACTCGTGAAAGGTGGTCTGCACCTCGCTGTGTGTCAGCAGCGCGGGGCGCCCCCCCTCGGGCGGCGAGAAGTTGGCGGCAATCAGCGCGACGTGCGGGTCAAACCCCCCTGCCGTCGGCCCCCCCGTGATGAGCGGGTTCATCCAGGCGCCGCTGCGTTTGTCCTCGCGCGGGAACCAGTCCGTATAGAACGACCCCAGGTGCGTCCCCGAAAGGTCGTGGAGGTCGTAGTAGGCGACGTCGGGGTGCCAGACCTCGGGGTTGTCGCGGCGCGTCACGCGCACGCCGAAGAGCGTTTCGGTGAGCTCGAAAAGCCCGGCGAGCACCCCCTCGAGCGGGAAAAAGGGGCGCAGCGCCTCCTCGTCGAAGGCGTAGCGCTCGCGCCGCAGCCGCTCGGTGACAAACGCGACGTCCCAGGGTTGCAGCTCACCGAGCCCCAGGGCCGCGGCGAAAGCGCTCAGCTCCGCGACCTCGCGCTGCCAGTGGGGGCGGGTGCGCTCGGTGAGCTCCGTAACGAAGGCCAGCGCGCGCGCGCCACTCCCCACCATGCGCGGCTCGAGCGCGTAGTCGGCGTGGTCGGGGTAGCCGAGCAGCTGGGCGCGCTCGCGCCGCAGCGCCAAGATGCGCCCGATCACCTCGCGGTTGTCGAACGCCCCCCCGCTGGCGCGGCTCGTGTAGGCGCGGTACATCGTCTCGCGCAACGCCCGGTTCTCCGCGTAGGTCATAAAGGGGACGTACGAGGGCGCCTGCAGCGTAAAGCGCCACCCCGAGAGCCCTTTGGCCTCGGCGCTCGAGCGGGCGCGCTCGAGCGCCGAGGCGGGCAACCCAGCGAGGTCGGCCTCGTCGGTCAGGAGGAGCTCGAAGGCGTTGGTGGCGTCGAGGGTGTTCTCGGAGAACTTCGCCCCGAGCTGCGACAGCTCGACGTTGATCGCCTCGAGGCGGGCCTTGTCGGCGCCGCTCAACTCCGCCCCGGCGCGCCGAAACTCCTGCAGAGTCTTCTCGAGGTGCCGCCGCGCCACCCCCTCTAGGCGCGCGGCCTGGGGGCTCTCGGCTGCCTCTTTCACGGCCCGCCAGAGCCCTTCGTGCAGCGGCAGGCCCGTTAAAAAGGCCGTGTAGCGCGGCAGCACCGCGTTATACGCGGCTCGCAGCTCGGGCGAATCTTGGACCGAGACGAGGTGCGCCACCAACCCCATGGGCCGACTTAAGCGCTCGGTCAGCGCGTCGAGCGCCAAGATGGTGTCGAAGGTGCGCGGCCCGGAAGCCGTGACGAGCGCCTCTAAGGCCGTCTGGGCCTCCGCGAGGGCCGTATCCAAAGCTGGTTCGACGTGGTCGGGGCGAATCGCTGAAAAGGGAACGCGCGGCTCCCGCGAAAGAAGTGGGTTCATGGGAACTCCTCTGACAAGGCGGCGTAGATCGCGAGGCAACTCCTGTCACCTTACCACGGCGCCCAAAGAGCTCCACGGTATTACGAGTAAGGTGCCGCGAGTACGGCGCCCCAAGCGCGGCGCTACAAACCAAGTAGGCGCGGCGCAGCGAGAGCACTCGCGCCTAGCGGGACGCGAGCAGCGCGTAAGAAAGCTGTGAGAGCCGTTCCGGTAGCTTGTGCTTCATGAACGCAGCCACGCCACCCAAGCGGGCGCTTTTTAATTGGTTGGAAGGTGCGTTGGCAATTGGGGCCGTGCTCCTCGTTTTGGGGCCCCTGTTTTGGGCGTACGCCGCGCTCTACGAGCGTACGGCGGATGGGTTTACCCCCCTAGTGGCGCTGCGCTTCGCCCTCGCGCTCCCCCCCCTGGTGATGTTCGGCTTGTCGTTTTCCCTGCGCGGCGCGCTCCCCGAAGAGGTCGGTTTTGCGCTGCGCGTCACCACCCTCGGCCTCACCTTCTGGAGCGCGTTCGAGGCGCTCTTCGACCTTTTAGCGCCACACGAAGCGAGCGACTGGTTGGAGCTCCTCTTTATGTCGCTGGTCACCTGCGGCCTCCTCGCGCACCTCGCGGCGAGCGTCAGGAGCGTGCAGCGCGCGCAGCAGCGGGCGCGCGACGCGGCCGAGCGCGACCCGCTCACTGGGCTTTTCAACCGCCGCGGGATTGAACACCACTACGCGGCGCTCCCCCCCAAAACCCCCCTTACGGTGATGATGCTCGACCTCAACGGCCTGAAAAGGCTCAACGACCTCGGCGGGCACAGCGAAGGGGACGCGCACCTGCGCCTCGTGGCGCAGACCCTACAGGCACACCTGCCTAGAGCCCTCCTCGGGCGCTGGGGCGGCGACGAGTTCGTCGCCCTGCTGCCGCACTGCACCGCGCAGGAGACGCGCGCCCGCCTCCTCAAGGTCGAAGGGGTGCTGCAGCGCCACACCGGCCCCCACCCCTTCGCCGCCGGTTGGGTCGAGACCCGTAGCGGCGAACCCTTGGGCCGCGCCGTCGCGCTCGCCGACGCCCGCATGTACGAGCAGAAAGAGGCGCAGCAGCAAGAGCAGCTGCGCCTCACCGGGGA
This window contains:
- a CDS encoding M3 family metallopeptidase; the encoded protein is MNPLLSREPRVPFSAIRPDHVEPALDTALAEAQTALEALVTASGPRTFDTILALDALTERLSRPMGLVAHLVSVQDSPELRAAYNAVLPRYTAFLTGLPLHEGLWRAVKEAAESPQAARLEGVARRHLEKTLQEFRRAGAELSGADKARLEAINVELSQLGAKFSENTLDATNAFELLLTDEADLAGLPASALERARSSAEAKGLSGWRFTLQAPSYVPFMTYAENRALRETMYRAYTSRASGGAFDNREVIGRILALRRERAQLLGYPDHADYALEPRMVGSGARALAFVTELTERTRPHWQREVAELSAFAAALGLGELQPWDVAFVTERLRRERYAFDEEALRPFFPLEGVLAGLFELTETLFGVRVTRRDNPEVWHPDVAYYDLHDLSGTHLGSFYTDWFPREDKRSGAWMNPLITGGPTAGGFDPHVALIAANFSPPEGGRPALLTHSEVQTTFHEFGHLLHHCLSRVSVRARAGTNVAWDFVELPSQIMENWCWERPALDLFARHVDTGERLPEELFNKLRAARTFAGANAQMRQLSYGAVDLALHITYDPASGDPVGFAQRVMAPFAIRPEFAHNSFLTAFTHIFAGGYAAGYYSYKWAEVLDADAFSRFQREGLFNPETGRAFVEAILSRGDSAPPEVLFREFMGRDPDPEALLRRNLGLGETAVRPSDEVTPSEVA